In the Glycine max cultivar Williams 82 chromosome 6, Glycine_max_v4.0, whole genome shotgun sequence genome, TGGAAGGTGAATCTTGTTAATTTATATAACAGTTTAACTCTATAATTAcatgatctttttatttttgaaagtgaAGTGGGAAGCTTTGAATTACTCCCATAAAACCTGGATTTGCTTCTCTGATTTACTCCTAGATTGGCTGGTTTATTTGGTTATTAAACAATTAATGCAAAAGTTGTTCTACTTGTAAACGTGGACATATCATGGGCCAGTTCAATTATCTTCTTGAAATAGCCAACTTGAtcttgttataaaaatattggttaTGATAATTCCATGTTTATTGGTGGTTTTAATTTActgaaacaaatgaaaaagaaaaagcaagcTGGTTTTACatctttttaaatttgtgattcttccttttcattCAGTAGAGGAAAATGTTCTTGTTTGTAGAAATTTTACCTTGTGGCATTGATTGGATCATTTTGTATTGACTGtacatgcattttatttatatgaatgcAAGTGAAGCAATAGAAGCTTcttatttgataattatttcACTTCTCATCAATGTTTGCTTATACTTTTTGTGTTGACAGTTATGACGATAAAGCTGTAACTCTGAAAATATTGCAAAAGCTAAAGCTTGAGAATTTTCAGGTGTTCTTCTTTGGGCCCATGCATACTGCTGTTGTTCATAAAAACTTGGGTGTAAAAGCATAAATGAATTTATGTTggtcatattttgatttttttatctgttCAGTTAGGTAGGACCAAGGTATTTCTCAGGGCTGGTCAAATTTGCATTTTAGACTCTAGACGTGCGGAAGTTTTGGACAATGCTGCAAAGTGTATTCAGCGTCGACTGCGGACATTTATTGCGCGCCGGGATTTCATCTCAATCCAAGCTGCTGCTCTTTCTATTCAAGCATGCTGCAGGGGTCAGCTTTATtgacatttaataaaaatataaattaattcccctttaattactttttaaaacttatGGTCAATAAATATATGCcagttgtgattttttttattgaatataatgACTTAAAATGTGCTTGATTTGTACTGCATTGGCCATTGGCCCTTTTAGAACTTCATGAACTAAACGATCATTGTTAGTGCAAGCATTTCTCATGTAGATTTAGGATCTTTAAACTGTATGTAGGATTTAACTCCTCTAAAGTGGAGATGGCGCAGCAGTAACAACTATTGTCGTTCAGAAATATATTTGTAtgtcttttataaatattaattagaaaatcaatGGTCGTGTTTTTCATAGCGTCATAGTTTGTTTTACATGTGCATGTATTTAATCACAATCTCAACCATTGATTTATAATCAATGGTTATAACTACACTTTATCTTCCAAGTGCACTTCACTTTAGAGGAACCCAATCAATTAATTGTCCTGGTCCTCATCAGTTTTTCTTCTTATAGGATGCATTGGCCGAAAGATATATGCTTCTAAACGGGAGACAGCAGCAGCTATCTCCATTCAGAAATATATCCGTATGTGTCTGATGAGGCATGCTTATGTGAAATTATATTATTCTGCTATTATTGTACAATCCAATGTTCGTGGTTTCACAACTCGGCAAAGATTCCTGCATAGAAAAGAACACAAAGCTGCCACTTCTATTCAGGTATTTTATCAAGAGATGGAGTTGTATCATATCCTTTAAAATGTCGAAGCAATGGCATGTtcttcattttaatatattcattCCATTTTGCATATTCTGCTTATAGCATTgaattaatgaattatttttgtgtgtaaTTTTGACTGATtgtgtaaaatattattttgtagatTTTTTAGTTTCATCTCTCATGTATTCATGTTTATAAGCATAATAATGCATTATTTGTTTTCAATTGTTCCCTGCATTACTTTCAATTACTTGCCATTTTTATTTGGTTGGCAAGATGGATTCTGATGTATTATCTTGTTTATAATACGTACCATTGATATATAGGTCTATTGGAGGATGTGCAAGGCTCGGTCTGCCTTCCTAAAACATCAAAATTCAATTGTAGCAATACAATGCCTTTGGCGGTGTAAACAAGCAAAAAGAGAGCTTCGCAGACTTAAACAAGTgaggttttctttcttttttccagGTGGAGGAGAGAATCAAGTAGAAGTTGTTCTCACTACCTTATTGTTTtttgatttatcttttttagGAGGCTAATGAAGCTGGAGCCTTGCGTTTAGCTAAGAATAAACTTGAGAAACAATTGGAAGAGCTTACATGGCGTTTGCATcttgagaagaaaataaggGTATTACTTCCGAAAAGAAAGAGATGTTATGGCTTGgttgtgttcaattttgattcCTTGTAAACGAAAGAGTGTTTTttgacattttattttgttgctgCGCCACGTTCTGAAAAAGAATAAGCTTTTCTTTTGCTAATGTCATGCATATGTTTTTTGACATGCAGTGGATTATGACTTATGAGTGCACCTGGTTATTTCTGTGTCATGACTTTTTTGGTAatggttaaattgttttgtcAATTCTTAGTTTAAAATTATCCAATTAACACTATATATTTCAAGCAAATTTTCATTGTTTCTGAGTCTTATGATTTGATGCAATTTATAATTCACAATTCAAAAATTAACTTGACAATTCATGATTTTTGTTGTGATTTGTATATTTGTTTTGGCTTTGTTTTCTGGTATGGgaatttcttttcctccatctttttattgttttatctttataaCTCCAAtagaatttcttttattaaaaaatgtgtcCTCATGCATAATTGCCATTTTTTCTGTAAATTATTGgtttatgttttcaaattttctgTCATTTAATTTCTCTGCTGACTGAATTTTAGACCAACAGTGTGTACTGTCCATCAGTTCACTTTGATTATATTAAAGAAAGAGTTTGATTTATACAGGTGAGATTTGGGGAACTTGTGATAATGTATTCTTCGTTGTCATGCAGGTTTCTAATGAAGAGGCTAAGCATGTTGAGATTTTCAAGCTACAGAAGATGGTAGATGCTCTGAATCTTGAATTAGATGCAGCTAAACTAGCAACAATTAATGAGTGCAACAAAAATGCAGTTTTGCAAAATCAGTTGCAATTGTCAGTAAAGGAAAAATCCGCTTTAGAAAGAGAGCTAGTTGCAATGGATGAAGTGCGAAAGGAAAATTCTCTATTAAAGGTGCTTGATGTTGAATAGTTGTGTTCATTTgagtttgtttgattttgacAATACATATGAATTTCAATTATTCTTGCTATGCAAATATATGGCAAGATTTTTCAACTTCTTTGTGTGGTCTAGAATCTAGCTTGAAATACTTCACAAAtctattttcattgtttttctgcaagaatttatccttttaatCTGTGTGATGTATGCAAATTGGAGTAGAAATGGGCTGGGCTGTGCTATACAATGCCTGAACCTGGCCTATTGCCCAAATTAAAGGCCTGAGATTGAACTGTTTACCCTATATAAGCATTGTTTTGAGGCCTAAATCGGCCTGAAAGCTTATTAAAAGCTTTCTTTATTTACAAACATACCTAGGCTAATTACAAGTATAGTTAAGCCAGCGAGTTTAAGTCTTCCAGTAGACCAATGGGTATATAATTTAGGCTTAGTTGCACTTTTTACCCCtagctttttaatttttgatgaattttactCCCAACAAATTAATTTGGTGCATCTTATCCCCAACTTTAACCCCAACTTAAAAGAAACTTGAGGAATTTACCCTCTGTCATTTTACTCCTAACAAAATTGCACTTTTTACTcccatctttttattttttttggcaaattttACCCTCAATTTGTGTGCTTATTAATGGAAAAATGGCTGGTGTAAAATTcacaagtttcttaaaatttGGGGGGTAAAATTTGCCAAATATTAAAAAGTTGGGGgtaaaaaatgcaattaagcctataatttaaaattgtagtaaaaatttaatacaataacattattatcattgtattatttgtattgatttaaatagaaaaaaaatacattcgaGTAAGTATACTCTTAAAGCCTGGTATCTTAGCCCTAAAAGGCTTTTTGGATGACGTCTAAGTCTAGCCTAATTAACTAAATAGGTTTTAAAAAGGTTTTGGCTTGACATATTTAGTGAATAGGCAAAATCTACCCGAGGCCTGATGTGGGCTATAGATCATAAGCCCCCAAAATATGGTCTGACCTATTTTCTTCTCTAATGCAGACTCATGCTATAATTTGCAGAAAATGAGGTGTGGTTATGGGTGATGTGGGATATGCtagatttaaaaatttgaagatgGGTTACTGGTAGAGAGCCTAAGTGTAATGTTTGTGCTGGGTCAAAAAAGTGGTTAAACATTGAGTTTggattttttcattaaaggccAAAGTGGGTGAAAATGTTTCGGTTTTACTTCTCACTTGAGTGAGATGGCATGGGATAATATAATGTGAAATGTTTCACTTGATTTTTAGGTTCATTGGTTGTCAAAAGTGGTTTTACTTGGTTCATCTTCAGGTTCTAGGCTTATGGTTGGACAAGGATGgagtgttgattttttttttttttttttttatgtttttagtttccTTGTATGATTAGGAGAGAATTAGTTGGATGGTACTTGCGTTTGCTGGCTGCTACATCTTCATCAAGCGTATAATAATCTTATTTGTTAGGTTAAGGATATATCTACTTTTTTTATCCGTAGTATGTAACTGAAAATCTGTTCAAAATAGGACATGTGTTGGCTTCTGCTATAATTTTTTGGTagttctttttccctttttaattcatttacgTTCAGATTGGattgcctttttttttccctGGGCTTTGTTGCTACTCTAGTTACATATAAAAccatttaaatgtttttacccAACAAAGTAATCTTTTAGGATAGTTGGTTGACTTGGTTCATGATATGGTATTAGAGCATTTATGATCATGTGGTCTGTAGTTTGATCCTTGTCTCTATTCTTCCAAGTTGGTAAAAGATTAATTTCAGCTTCTGCATGAGGTAGGGTGGGCTTGTGCACTGTTTACCCTTGAAACTCAAAGGGCTCTTGCTTGAAGGCATGTGTGAGATATGAAATCATTCATTTGCTTTCACTTATTAGTTTAAGCTTTTAGAATGAATGGTTCAAGCCATTTTCGTCCCTATCTCACTTTCTTTTTTGTCTGTCCTTTCTAATAAATTCTGTTACATAGGATTTCTTGTCTGACATGTGTAGGGTTCATTGGATGCCTTTGAAAAGAAGAGCACGGCTTTGGAGCTTGAGCTTGTGAATGCTCGGAAAGACCATGATAAAACCATTCAGAAAATGAGGGAGTTTGAACATAAGTGTTCTGAACTTGGGCAAAATGTCAAAAGGTGCCTTTTCTTCTGCTTTCCTTTTTCCTGTTTTACAAATTCATTTAGTTTTAGTACCAAAGGTGCTGTATCTTCCCATTCCAAAGTTTTGTTTGCTTGCCTTTATTAGAGTTTGAGCTTTGTTAAAAGTTTTGGTGGTTCATGTGCAGTGTGGTTTACTTAAATggctattgtttttttgtttgtaattctcattttcctattttatttttaatgtagtCTTGAAGGAAAGCTATCAAGTTTAGAGGATGAAAATCACGTGCTTCGTCAGAAAGCCTTAAGTGTATCTCCTAAGAGTAACCATCGGGGTTTGACAAAGTCATTATCCGAAGTAAGTTTCTAAATGCATATTGATGTTGATATCAGTTAATGTTTACAGAAGCTGTTTTGCATTATTCCTTATTAATTTGTAACTTTGGTTGGGTTTTCATTTCCCAGACAGCCAATTTAAATGTTTCAAATgttgatgaaaatttaaattctggTATAATAAAATCTATACAATTTACTTTTCTGAAACAGAAATACTCAAGTGCGATAGCCCCCCGCACCGAGCAAAAGCCCACATTTGTAAGATGCCTAGATTTTTGGCTTCTTCTGTTGAAAATAATGACTGAACACAATTATAGCTTTTCTTTTGCTGCAATTTTATGCAGGAATCACCCACACCTACAAAACTTATTCCCCATATTACACGTGGCGGCTTGTCAGACTCTCATCGATCAAAATTAACAGCAGATAGGCACCAGGTATTATTTGCGCTTGAGCACTGTTGTGCTCAGACTTCAGATAACTGCATAAAGTGTAGGAAATGTAAGAATCAATTGACTTAGGCATGGATACAACACTAATAAAACTGAAATGTGGTGCAAAAcaagaatgaaatgtatatattatcaattttataCCTAAACATATTCATCAGAAGCTAGGATTGACTGTGCTTTGCATTTTGCCAAATATTGTGCCCTATAGGCTTATTGATACCATGTGTTGTGCAGGATAACTATGAACTCCTCTCTAGGTGCATCAAAGAGGATTTGGGGTTCAAAAATGGTAAACCTCTGGCAGCTAGTATCATATACAAATGTCTTCATCATTGGCATGCATTTGAATCTGAGCGGACAGCCATATTTGATTACATAGTTGATGGAATTAATGATGTCATTAAGGTAAATAATTTGCTCTTATAGTACTGTATTTGAATTGTGGGATGcttctataatttttatgagATTTAGTTCATTAGAGTGGCATCTGTTTCAGGTTGGAGACGATGACATTGTCTTGCCATATTGGCTGTCCAATACATCTGCACTTCTATGCCTCTTGCAAAGGAACTtgcattcaaatgtttttttaacaacCACTGCTCAACTTTATACCAGATCATCTGGCTTGACCAGCCGAATAGGGAATGTGAGTTATCAAGTTGAATATTGATATCAGATTTTTTCCCCTACTTGCACATTTGAAATGCTTTTCTTCTACTATGTGGGTGATGTTTGACTTGGTTCAAACAATTGCAGTTCTCTGATGGGGCAAATACACCAAAGAGCTGAATAGATAGTACACTGTCATAATTTTTCCCTGTCCTAGTAAACCTCAAATGCTAGACAGAGACTGTTTCCATTGAAAGGCTACCAGATGAGTAGTAATAGATGAACAGAAATGTAGAAACAAATGAGCAACAGCTTCTGCTGAACCAACAAATTAGACATATATCTGGTATAAGCTTTGTAGGGCGAATCTTTAACATCCtacttaaactttttttctgAACAGCTCTGATCCTGGACACTTGACAAAACCTAATTATCATTTCACTTTACAAAATTCCCAGATACAAATTTCCTTCCCATTACTGGTCTTGAGCCTTAATTCTGCAGTGTTAATTTCCTTCCCAGTACCAGTCCTGTGCCATGATTCTATGCAGAATACTGGATCAGCAAATGATCAACTTGTACTATTGCAGTATCTTCATGGACAGAAAGCCTGTAATGATTGCAACTTTATCAACACTTTTGAAACCCTTATTGCTAAAATGCTCTTCCTTCTAAAGTTTTTTCTCTTACAATCTTCTGCTCATTATGCTGATGATGGCTGCTAGGAGAAAGCTAAATGATGCAGAAAGTGGAGAACAACCTATTTATTTCATTGTTTAGAATGTTTGATGATTTGatcattttgttatatattcaaCTTTCAGTTACTTATTATTCGAGACAATATATGATATAAGTAACCATTATTGGATTCTTTTAGAGGTTGTGTGATTATTGCATTGTTTTTATCTGttgatttatttggttttggtgccatgagtttttttcttcttcagatTTTGCATTTCACCCTAGTTGGTTGTCTCCCAGTCCCTGCTTTCTTTATCTACATTCTTATTTAGTTTGACTTCCCATTTTCAGGGAATGAggtctccattgaagcttcttGGATATGATGATAGTGCATCACATGTGGAGGCAAGATATCCAGCTATTCTTTTTAAACAACAACTAACTGCTTGTGTAGAGAAGATTTTTGGCCTTATACGGGATAATTTGAAAAAGGATCTGTCTCCACTTCTGGGATCATGTATTCAGGTGGCATTTCTTACTCCTTGCTGATATTTTGGGGATTCAAGTAATGTGCGACTAAATTGGCAAGTCATATTTTGTGAATCATTGTGGTTTTATTCTTGGTTCCACTATAATCTTATAGTTCTAAACCATAATtttgaatcaaaattttaatgacTGTTTGACTTGACTTCATTACTTGAGTTGAATTTAAGTTCAATAGTAAGATGTTTGTTGTGGGAAGCTAAGGTTTAGAGTTTATAGAGGAATGTAAAGAAACCATTTGGTTGTACAAGGTAACAAACTTTTGATTTTGATGGTTAACTTCTTTCTTGTGGCTACTACGTGATGCTGTTAAATACGAGAGTTGGAAAAACTTAGGTGATGGTTGAGGTTGGCAGAGATGCCTTTGTTTTGCCAAGTGATTTTCCAACCTCCATTTTTGGAACCAATTTTACTCATTACTTGCATTGATGATTTTACGGCTTTGGATTGTTGTCTTTCAACAGCTGCtatatatttttccttaatttcAGATTCTTATGTTACTAATATATAGAATATTTGCAGTTATAAATgaattgatcatttttttttatgtatcctTATAATAATCTCTTGAAgactttttctgtttttatgaaGTTTAAACTCAGCactaataattttacattaactgataaaaatatctaaattggaatttaattgtaaatttacattaaaatggGACTTAGATCTTAGCGTCCCTTTTTGAGGACTTGCTTTATGCTATAACACAATGGTGTTATTTGATTCATGTAGCCAATCCCACTTAGTGCGAAAGTGCTTTTGTCGTTGTCATGCTTTAATTTCTTGGTTTTTTAGATAATgttttacaaaatcaattttcttattatatatgatactgGTTAGGCACCTAAAACGGGTCGAGTGCAAGGTGGAAAATCATCTAGATCTCCTGGTGGGCTTCCTCAACAATCACCCGTTGCTCAATGGGACAACATCATCAATTTTTTGGATTCACTCATGAGCCGCTTATGTGCAAATCatgtatgttatttatttttgtattgattGGTGTCACCATTTGATCTGTGCTCTACTTTTTTTGTCGTCTTTGTAATCATTTGTTTGGACATTGAGACAGAATGTCCAAACAAATGATTACGGTTTCATTATTTGAACTATGgttatcaaaattcaaaactatAACGGACCAACCAGAAACTGGCCAAGCATCCTGTCCAAAACCGTTCTAGCATGAAAGAACTGAATGAAAACTGGACTTGAACCAGGCAAACTGGTAGTTCCACCAGTTTAATTAGTTCTTCAAAACActcgtttattttattttataaatgtctAACATATTTGAATATGAAGGAGTCATCCTCAATGAATGTtgttatatgaattattttgtttctatttgtAGATGTTACTATTGCTAATGGGTATTGTTGTATTGTTGAACTAAAATGTTGTCTTATTTGATTTGACTTTATGTGTACAGTTTTGAATGTTAGTGTTATAAGTTTTGGCATTCATAAGTGATTTTTAATGTTGTGAAGTTAtcaattttatgttgtttttagtttattatattaaaatttataaaatactaatttgattattattggTTCAATCACAGTtagaatatttattattgaacTGATGCTCTTATCGGTTTAATGACTGGgttggttttcaaaatattgacaattttcaattgaattcaTTTGGGATTTTGTTTATCTAGCTTTGTAGTATTCTTCTCGTGGTCTTTTTAGTTGGGTGTCTTTGTTATCTTTGAAGAGATTGGCATGCTGCATTACTATGTTTTCTTGttccttttgttgttgttgcatcaTCGTTAGTCTGAGGATTTCTTATCCACCTTTTATATCTGACTTTGAAGCTTTGGTGTGGTGAGCTGAAATAGTATAGTTCTTTGAAAGCAGAGATACCCAGTGCTTCTTTGTTAGACACTTAGTTGAGAACATAGTATCAATTCACATTTCTGTTAGAAAAGACATAAATAATGATcctataaaaaacaaaaaagaaatgaataataattttttttaacagcaaatcaaaatattattgtatGCAGGCCACGAATTGCAACCTTAACAAAAAGTAACATGTTACAAATCAGACTAGAGACATTAACGAAATAATCCCTAGCTAGAAATCAAAGAAAtgattaatgatattttgtgcTTATGAATTTAGCTGCCTGTTTTAATAAGTATCAACCATTCAATATGATCTATTTTTCCCCCTCATCCTTTCTTACCCTATGTGCAGGTACCATCCTTCTTCATCCGCAAGTTAGTTACTCAGGTTTTTTCCTTCATCAATATTACACTCTTCAACAGGTAAAAACCTCTATTTACTAGAtggcattttttgttttctcaaatCACTAACTCACtttgtttattgaattgattttctgTAGTTCAgttctctaattttttattttaatttccccATAATATCTTTTAGCCTTCTGTTGCGGCGTGAATGTTGTACTTTCTCAAATGGTGAATATGTAAAGTCTGGTCTCGCAGAACTTGAGAAATGGATAGCAAATGCAAAAGAGGAGGTAAACCGAGCTTTGATATTACTCCATGATTTTAGTTTTAAGGTTTAACCAGGTACTTCTGAAGTGCAGTATGCAGGAACGTCCTGGCATGAGCTGAATTATATAAGACAAGCTGTTGGGTTTCTGGTATAAGCATTACCTTAGTTGTACTTTTGTCTCAAATAGCACTGCTATACCATATTTATTCTTTCATTTGTTTGAATTGTACAGGTAATACATCAGAAGAGGAAAAAATCTTTGGAAGAAATTCGGCAGGATCTTTGTCCGGTATGATTAtcattaattgtatttattattgcAACATCTCTTATATCACACATTGATACTGAATAGCTTttcaatctcaatttttttaagttccGTCATTTCATTAAGATGCATGAGAAATTGAAGCTTATTTTTGGGGAATACAATTACAGCAACTTATGGCCATGACCTGTGGCTTGTGGGTATACCATCTTAGATTCTTATAATGCGAGtttaggcctaactcaaccccaaaagctagcttaaggggtgagggttgcccctcacttatatattcttatATGGCTTTATCTTTAACCGATGTGAGACTTGGGTTTTTCCCAATAGTATAAAATGCCTGCATGTGAATGTCAATATTTGCTCCAAtgtaattgattcatttatttgttaaattattattttctttcaataaaatatgTTGGTGTCTTTTATGCCAGACATATCTAAGAAAACCAGGGTAACAGTTGGATTGTCAATGCACTGTGTTGGGAGGGAGGAACTTGCTTCCTTCTTTCCAAATATTTAtgccatttattattttttcgttTTGTTGTTTCATATGTATCTCATTATTTACATGCATCACAGGTGAAATATTCTCATTTGTGCTTTTTCTGaaataatacaatttaaagAAAAGTTAACCTATTCCAAGTCACTTCTTAACAGGCATTGACTGTTAGGCAAATTTATCGAATCAGTACCATGTACTGGGATGACAAGTATGGAACCCAGAGTGTGTCCAATGAGGCAAGTTGTGTTTTAGATtgatttaaaatacttttatgaTGGTGATTTCCTTGGAGTTCTGAACTGCATATGGTGAACAGGTAGTTAGTGAAATGAGGGAAATTGTGAGCAAGGACAATCAGAGTTTGACCTCTAATTCATTCTTGTTGGATGATGATATGAGGTAGTTTGCTTTAAACCACCAAAGTTCTTTTCAGTTGCTTGTAGTTTTAGCAAGTGATTGGTGTTCTAATTATTGGCATGCTACAAAGCAAATTTGGTTTCTAAgatgttttaattataatttcctACTTGGTAATAAACTAATAATCCTTTTATGTGGTTCTGAAACAAAGCAGAATCTAGTGTCTTAATTTGATCATGTCATGTAGCATGTCTAGGTTAAATTGCATTGAAtacttgattcttctttggGTTGACAGAACTACATTTGCCACATTGTCACTGATGTGTAGGATTTTCTATGCTTACTCAAGAATATAAATCTCTGATTCTTTAGACATTTCCTGCGGTAAAATATTTCCATAGGACCTATAGTATTATTGGAAATTCCATTTGCTTTGATCCCCTCATCTTaaccttcaatttttaattttttttgtgcagCATTCCTTTTTCTGCTGAAGACATAGACAAGGCAATCCCTGCTATAAATACTGATGACATTGATCTTCCAGCATTTTTGTGTGAATATCCCTGTGCCCAGTTTCTTATTTTACATAAGTAATTGATCTGCACTACAATTGGAAGATCGTTGCTTGAAACTTAACTTCAACATTTGATCTCTGGAATTAAATGGCAACACAACCCAGTCGGAAATGTTTCCCTTCAAGTGGATGGCATTCTTAGTTGTCATCAGGTTTACTGGTCTGTCACCAAATACATTTGGTAATCTGTTGATATTAATTACCAAtcagagaagaaaaaatgattttctttgtttgatttgtaactTCTCTCCGAGTTACTTAGTTAAGCCAGCAAGCTCTGTAATTATCTAAAGATAGGACTACAGTATAGTCTTGACGTGCTGCTTCTATTATTGCAGCCCATCGTCTCTcgtatttatcatttaaattttatgttatattCTATGTAGGTATGCAATTGTAATCAGAGCCTTGgccaaagaaattaaaagttttattctTTGATGTAAAAATGCTGATGAATTCCAGTCTTCgagttacattttttattcctttcaaACTTCATGATTCAGCAGTGTGATGCTGgtgatgcttcctttgaaaaggTAGAAGATCGGCTATACATAAGTTCGTAATGGAAGATCAGCTTATGGGTATCTTTGGCTGACTTTGGATGCCATTGTTTAATTTTGGAAGTGTCGCACAGTTCTGCTGCCAATTAGAGAAAATCTTGGTTAGGGCGAGAAAAATGACTGATGAGCATATCATCATTTCAATTGAGTATGATGCGTGTAATGAGTTTTTTTGTGGCATTATTTTTGCCTTCACGGTGCAGGACGAGCTGCCAAcggtttttgtttctttgccttaatttctatatttttcctATCCTAACATATAATGTCTACGTTTGTTTCGACCAacggtttttgttttttttgcccTAATTTCTATGTTTTCCCTATCCTAACATATAGTGTCTACGTATGTTTCGACCAacggtttttgttttttttgcctTAATTTCTGTTTTTCCTATCCTATCTTAACGGTAACAGTAGCAAGCCTTCTGACGAATAGGGTTTCTACTTTCTATGGAGAGTCTCAAAATTCTGAAATCTGAAGGACTAAAACCAAAAGGGAAGTAGTTAGTGCATGGTCTGCCGAGGCCGTATGATAGGTTAAccatatatcaaatttaaataccTACTATTGGTATCTCTGCAGCCTACTGCTCGCATAGACAAATAGCACATGagcaaaatatttcatttaaagtGGTTATTAAAACACGGTTGAGCTAATGAGTCAGTTTATTATGATGGATGAGCTGCTTCATTCCCCAGGGAGGAGCTATGCATCTTTACTGTTGCAGCAGTGGAACAATTTTGAATATCAGCTAAGGAAAAGGACCAGCATGATGAGAAACCGTGCTGCATAGGAGAGGATGAAGCTGTACTTGAACTGCATGCTCAATTTTGgggatgtagtggtggaagagg is a window encoding:
- the LOC100796413 gene encoding myosin-15 isoform X1, with protein sequence MPEPTTNMRHGTKVWVHDRDSAWIPAELLESSGNKVTVATASGKKVVALPENVFPRDADEEEHGGVEDMTRLAYLNEPGVLYNLRRRYSLNDIYTYTGSILIAVNPFTKLPHLYDIHMMEQYKGAPFGELSPHVFAVADASYRAMMNGGQSQSILVSGESGAGKTETTKLIMQYLTFVGGRAAGDDRTVEQQVLESNPLLEAFGNARTVWNDNSSRFGKFVEIQFDSNGRISGAAIRTYLLERSRVVQITDPERNYHCFYQLCASERDVEKYKLGKPSHFHYLNQSKVYELDGVSSAEEYMKTRRAMDIVGISHEDQEAIFSTLAAILHLGNVEFSPGKEHDSSVIKDEKSRFHLQMAANLFRCDLNLLLATLCTRSIQTREGNIIKALDCNAAVAGRDALAKTVYARLFDWLVDKINGSVGQDINSQKQIGVLDIYGFECFKDNSFEQFCINFANEKLQQHFNQHVFKMEQEEYNKEEINWSYIEFIDNQDVLDLIEKKPIGIIALLDEACMFPKSTHETFSTKLFKHFLSHPRLEKEKFSETDFTLSHYAGKVTYHTNTFLEKNRDYVVVEHCNLLSSSKCPFVSALFPLLAEESSRSSYKFSSVASRFKQQLQSLMETLNTTEPHYIRCVKPNSLNRPQKFENTSVIHQLRCGGVLEAVRISLAGYPTRRIYSEFVDRFGLIAPEFMDGSYDDKAVTLKILQKLKLENFQLGRTKVFLRAGQICILDSRRAEVLDNAAKCIQRRLRTFIARRDFISIQAAALSIQACCRGCIGRKIYASKRETAAAISIQKYIRMCLMRHAYVKLYYSAIIVQSNVRGFTTRQRFLHRKEHKAATSIQVYWRMCKARSAFLKHQNSIVAIQCLWRCKQAKRELRRLKQEANEAGALRLAKNKLEKQLEELTWRLHLEKKIRVSNEEAKHVEIFKLQKMVDALNLELDAAKLATINECNKNAVLQNQLQLSVKEKSALERELVAMDEVRKENSLLKGSLDAFEKKSTALELELVNARKDHDKTIQKMREFEHKCSELGQNVKSLEGKLSSLEDENHVLRQKALSVSPKSNHRGLTKSLSEKYSSAIAPRTEQKPTFESPTPTKLIPHITRGGLSDSHRSKLTADRHQDNYELLSRCIKEDLGFKNGKPLAASIIYKCLHHWHAFESERTAIFDYIVDGINDVIKVGDDDIVLPYWLSNTSALLCLLQRNLHSNVFLTTTAQLYTRSSGLTSRIGNGMRSPLKLLGYDDSASHVEARYPAILFKQQLTACVEKIFGLIRDNLKKDLSPLLGSCIQAPKTGRVQGGKSSRSPGGLPQQSPVAQWDNIINFLDSLMSRLCANHVPSFFIRKLVTQVFSFINITLFNSLLLRRECCTFSNGEYVKSGLAELEKWIANAKEEYAGTSWHELNYIRQAVGFLVIHQKRKKSLEEIRQDLCPALTVRQIYRISTMYWDDKYGTQSVSNEVVSEMREIVSKDNQSLTSNSFLLDDDMSIPFSAEDIDKAIPAINTDDIDLPAFLCEYPCAQFLILHK